A region of the Peredibacter starrii genome:
TCCCAGTAAGCATCGAGCATTCCGGCGGCCACATAACTAAGTTCAAGGGCCGCACTTCCCAAACGTCTCATGGCACGAACTTCAGGAAAACTTTTCAGTAAATCTTTTTCAACGCGCTTACTTGTGAGATTGGCCGACAAAAGTGCTTCTTTAAAAACCTTCTTGGACTTGGTGGCCTTAAGACGAATTTTGATTTCCTTGTCCCCTACTAAGCGCATGAGATAAGCACCACCGCCGCGAACTGCATAGAAAAGTTCGCAGGTCACAGGATTGTAAACCACACCAACAAGAGTTTCGCTTCCTTTATTAAGGGCGAGACTGACGCAAAAAAATGGAACTTTATTGAAGAAATTATTCGTTCCATCAAGCGGATCGATTAACCAAAGATACTGATCTTCATCCACGCCTTCCATCTTAAGCTCACGTGAAAAGGCGTCTTCTTCCGAAAGAATTTTATGATCAGGAAAATGTGCATGAATTTGCTTCATGACATAGGCCTCAGATAAAAGATCGGCCTCAGTCGCCAGACCTTGCTTACCTTTATCAAGAAGTTTTAGTGGCTCATTATATGAACGGATTAAAT
Encoded here:
- a CDS encoding inositol monophosphatase family protein; protein product: MKKTLKKKKSTTIDLSKVLELMIEWSFECGGILNSHLIRSYNEPLKLLDKGKQGLATEADLLSEAYVMKQIHAHFPDHKILSEEDAFSRELKMEGVDEDQYLWLIDPLDGTNNFFNKVPFFCVSLALNKGSETLVGVVYNPVTCELFYAVRGGGAYLMRLVGDKEIKIRLKATKSKKVFKEALLSANLTSKRVEKDLLKSFPEVRAMRRLGSAALELSYVAAGMLDAYWEYRLQPWDMGAAGLICEEAGVKISTIKGEKYHPFGVSVLAADPALYAPLKKILNK